Genomic window (Numenius arquata chromosome 20, bNumArq3.hap1.1, whole genome shotgun sequence):
CCGCACGCAGGTGACACATGGCTCTTGTCCCCAGGCGAGCCTGGCCGCCAACAGGCAGAGCGGCTCTTCGGGGGGTAACGGCGCCCAACCGGCACCGGCGCAGCAACCCACGGTGAGTCCCCCTCGTCCCACTCCGGCACCCATCCCGGTGTCACCCACCCGCCATGGCACCCCCAGCCGTCTCCTGCCGTCCCCCCTTTGCAGATCAACCTGGCGACGTCGCCGGCAGCGGCGCAGCTCCTGAACCGGGCGCAGAGCGTGGCCCCCGGGGCCTCGGGCATCGCGCAGCAGGCCGTGCTGCTGGGcaacgccgcctcgcccgccctCACCGCCAGCCAGGCCCAGATGTACCTGCGGGCACAGATGGTAAGGGGCCGCCATTGCgcctgctgccctgccccacGGGCGCTGTGGGGTGGCCGGGACCCATGGGGTGCCTGTCGTCCTGCTGTGGGGTGGCCAGGAGTCATAAGGTGCCTGTTTTccagctgtggggtggctgggACCCATGGGTGCCCATTGTCCTGCTGTGGGGCGACAGGGACACACTGATGGCCCGTCATCCCGCTGAGGGGTGGCCAGGCACTGTGGGGTGCCCATCGTCCCGCTGTGGGGTGGCCAGGACTTGGAGGGTGCCTGTCATCCTACTGTAAGGTGACAGGGACCCATTGGGTGTCCATCGTTCCTCTGCAGGGTGGTTGGGACTCAGAGGGTGCCCATCATCCCACTGTAGGGTGACAGGGACCTGTGGGGTGCCCGTCATCCTGCTGTGGGGTGGCCGGGACCCATAGGGTGCCCATTGTTCCACAGCGGGGTGGCTGGAACCTGTGGAGTGCCCATCATCCAGCTGTGGGTATGGCAGGGACCCACAGTGTGCCCATGGTCCAGCTGTGGGGTGACCGGGACCCATGGGGTGCCCGTTGTCCCGCTGTGGGGTGACAGGGACACATTGGGTACCTGCCATCCTGATGTAGGGTGGCCCAGGCACTGTAGGGTGCCTGTCGTCCAGCTACGGGGTGGCCGGGACTCGTAGGGTGCCCATCATCCCACAGCAGGGTGGCCAGGATCCATGGGGTGCCCGTAGTccagctgtggggtggctgggACCTGTAGGGTGCCCGTAGTCCAGCTGTGGGGTGACAGGGACACATTGGGTACCTGCCATCCTGATGTAGGGTGACAGGGACCCATGGGGTGCCCGTTGTCCTGCTGTAGGGTGACTGGGACTTGGAGGGTTCCCTTTATCCAGCTGTGGGGTGGCCAGGACCCGTGGGGTGCCCGTGGTCCTGCTGAGGGGTGGCTGGGTCCCTATATGGTCCCTGACCCTATAGGGTGCCCATTGCTCTGCTGTGGGGTGCCCGGGACCCACAGGGTGCCCGTCATCCTGCTGAGGGGTGGCCAGGACCTATAGGGTGCCAGTTGTCCCATTGTGGGGTGACCAGGACCCATGGGATGCCCATTGTCCCCTTACAGGGTGGCTGGGACCCGAGGGTCCCCACTGCCCCACTGTGGGGTGGCCAGGACCCATAGGGTCCCTGACCCTAGAGGGTGCCTATCACCCTGCTGTGGGGCGCCCACACCACACATGGCACCCACAGCTCTGTTGGGGGGTGTCCAAGAGGGTGCCCTTTGCCTTTGGGGGTTGTCAGGGTGCCATAGGGTGCCCCCCATATGGTGCCTGTCCCTTGCACCCCTCCTGCCACTGGAGGTCCCTGGGGACATGAGAAGGGACACACGTGTCACCCCACCTGCAAGGCCACACCCCACACGTGTGCCACTCTGTAGGGCCACGGAGCGGGGGGCACAcatggggtgcccccccccccgcccccccaaactgGGGGCCACGCACTCACTCTCTGTCTCCCCCCAGCTCATCTTCACGCCCACGGGCCCCGTCAGCGCCGTCCGGCCGGAgagccccgctccagccccaccgccGGCCCCACCGCCTGCCCCACCTCCCGCCACCCCCCAGGTGAGACCCCCCACCCGCCACCACCCCCTGGCCAGCcccccaaataccacccccaccccccccgggacccccctgaCCCGCTGCCATTGCAGGTGCACAGCCTGGCCCtgcgccccgccggcccccacCTCCCCGCCCTGGCCATGAAGCCCCCCGGtggccccccgccccgggctggcCCTCCCCGGGCTCCCCCACCCGACCCCCCCGCCGAGCACCTCAAAAAAGCCGAGGGGCCCGATGGCCGTGCCCACCCCCtggcccgcgccgccgcccccgctgcTGCCCACCCGCTCGTCACCCCAGGTAAGGTGCTGCGCCGTGgcggtggggggcacccatgggtgctgggggagtcACAGGGATGGAGTGGCGCTCGGGTGGGGCGTTCACTCTGGAACCTAATGATGGGGTTTCTTGCCTGTACGTGGGACTGGCACCCAATGAGGGGGTTTCTTGCCTGTACGTGGGACTGGCACCCCATGTACCCACTTCAGGCGTGCGTCGCCCCCGCCTTGGGTGCTcagaagggcagggggaggtgagCAGGGTGGGTGCAGCCTCGTGGGGTGTTCAGCCTCGTGGGGTGCTGGCCCTCGCCTGTGCGTCAACATCCAGCTTGTATTAGGGTCCTGTGGGCCCACACACCCCCTCAGGGAGTTGCCCGGGAAGGGActcagcacccacagcacccatAGGGTTCTGGGGCGTTGAGCCCTTGCAGGGGGATGGAGCAGTGGGGGTGTGGGCCAGGGGACCCCACAGGGTGCTGGAGCCTGGGGGTGCTGTGGTGGTGTGACTCCCAAAATGGGGGGAcgcccccaccccggggacagcCCAagcccagcctcctgcagcagcagcgggaGCCGGCAAAGCTGGTTGTCAGTAGGCACCAGAGTGAACAGATGCTAAAGTGAGGAGCAGCATCGTGGAGGCGGGATCCTGAGGGTGGGGTCTGTTGGGGCTAAGGTGCTGGTGAcgagggggggggtccctgtcccccgtCGCTGTCCCCGCAGCCTACgccccgctgcagcccccccagttCCTGCAGCAGCCGCCGAagcccatgcagcagcagcagcagcagcagcagttcgtcatccagcagcagcagcagctggcgccccgcgggcagccccccccgggcccccccaccgccccccaacTCCAACCCCtggcccccgccagccccggcccggccccccaaCCCAAAGCGGGGGTCCCCCAGGGAACGGGGGGAGAGGGCGGCCCCCCCAACGGCCACCCCGGCTGCCACGCTGCCCCCCGCAAGTTCCAGCACGCCTCCGCCGTCATCCTGCAGCTGCAGCCGGCCGGCGCCACGGTGAGGggcgtccccgtgtcccccccgagcccccccgctgggtttgggggtgcagggggaggcctggggggagggggaggagctggagggggaatagggggtttggggcagggggctgatgtgtgtgcacacgtgtgtgtgtgtgtgtgcgtgcgggCAGCTGGTTGTGTGCATGGGGGTGGGCAGGTGTCTTGATCCCCACACGTGTATGCACACGTGTGTACCTGATCGGTGCACGTGTTGGTGTCCAGGTGTGCCCGGTCCACGCACACCtgcgtgcacatgtgtgtgcacgtgtgtaccTGATTTGTGCGCCCAGGGCTGCGCATGTGCCTGATCCATGCACGTGTGATCCATGTGTGCACGCTCACGCCACAtccatgcacatgtgtgtgcatgtggtctgtgcacgtgtgtgcacatgtgctTGATCTGTGCACGGGTGCACACTCGTGCCAGCTCCACGCACCTGTGTGCACACACGCACCTGATCTGTGCACGTGGGAGTGTGCATATGCATGATCCATGCATGTGTGTCCACACATGCTTGATCCATGTGTGtctgcatgcatgtgtgtgtgtgcagatccGTGCGTGTACCTTGTTCCATGCACGTGTGTGGAAATGTTTGCCTGATCCATCCACGTGTGTGCACGGTCCATGTGTGTCTGAtccatgcatgtgtgtgcacacactcgTGCCAGATCCATGCACGTCTGCACACACGTGTGCTTGCGCCATGCACTTGTGTGTGAACGTGTGCCCCTGATCTGTGCACGTGTGTACGTGTGCTTGATCCGTGTGGGTCTGATACATGCATGTGCGTGCACACACTTGTGCAAGAACTGTGCACAGGCGTGTAACTGGTCTGTGGATATGTCTGCAGACGTTTGGCAGATCCATgttgcatgtgtgtgcatgtgcacgcCTGATCCATGCACGCGTGTGTCCCAGGTCCACGCACCTGCCTGATCTGTGCATGTACCCGATCCAGCACACGTGTGCACATGATCCACACACACATGTACCATCTGTGTGCACACCCGCGTGTCTGCCCCGTGCACCCGTGTGCGCCCTCACCCTCTCACACGCGtgtgccccctccccacgccGCAGCCCCCACTCGGGGTCCCCGATGGCGCCCGCCGGgacccgccgccggccccgaggAGCGCCGccagcccgcccgccgccccgccgcagccccccgccctctcgccgcccgccgcccccccgcgaCCCGACACCCCCGAGGGCGAGCGGCCCCCCACGCACGGTAAGCCCCACGGCCCCCCCACTCGTGGGGTGCAGCTTCCTCCcctcacaccccaccccaccccccccaaaaaaacgcgtgggagggggcgtggccaggcctccccgaggccccgcccctcccggcggctccgccccggcggcggcgtgggcgcgcgcgcgcggggcggCGGCCAATGGCGGCGCGGGGGGCGTGGTCGGCGCCAGGTCCCGCCCTCCCccgcgcagccgccgccgccgccccggcccggcccggccccgccgctgccgccgccgccgcctttgtccccgctccgccgccgccgccgcccgcccgcgccgcctTTGTCCGCCCCATGGGGCCGCCGAGCCGCTGAGCGCCGCCGGTGAgtgcggcccggccccgcccgcgcccgccccggcGAGGCTCGGCCTGgtccggcccggctcggcccggcggggcggcgggcgctgaCCTCACTTCCGCATCCGCCCcgctcacccccccccctcccctcacccccggtcccggccccgcggCCCGGCGCAggtaggggcggggggggagcgggcTCCGCCGTCGGACAAAGGTGGTGGGGCCTGCCGGGGCCTAGCGAGGCCTACCGGGGCCTTACCGGCACCCGCCGGGCCCTGCGGGGGCGGAGGAGGCCGCGCTGGGGGAGATGGGCCCTTACCGGGGCGTATCAGGCTGTACTGGGGCAGATCGGACCTTACTGGGGCGTACTGGGCGAGATCGGGTCTTTCCGGAGGACTTCGAGCCTTACTGGGGTCTGCTGGGGCCTTACTGGGGTCGTACCGGGGgagataggggttttttttcgggGGAGATTGGGCCTTACTGGTGcctgctgggatgtgctggggacTTACTGGGGCGTACTGGCGGAGATCGGGTCTTTCCGAGGTAGGTCGGGTCTCGCTGGGGTCTGCTGGGGTCTCTTGGGGCCGGACCGGGGTGTACAGGGCCGGAGTGGGGGGAGAtcggggtttttttggggggagattGGGCCATCCTGGGATCTGCTGGGATGTACCGGGGCCTTACTGGGATGTATTGAGGCTTTGCTGGGAGTTTACTGGCATGGATTGAGGCTGTACCGGGATGGATTGAGGCTGTACCGAGTACATTTGGGGGCTCTTTAGGGTCTCCCGGGGCATTGGGGGTCCGTCTGGCCCCCCCCAGGCTCTTTGGGGGTGTTGGAGCATACAGGAGTGCCCTTGGGGGCTTACTGGGACTTACTgggagcggcagcagctgctcttctccccccccccccctccccttccccgagCAGCCCAGCTGTATGGTAATAGGGGCCCCGGCGTCACCGCCGGCGTCACCGCGTCCCCCGTAACCACCCCgctgtgtgtgttttgtgtgtgtgtctgtgtgtgtgtcccccccacacaCGGCAGAGCCACCCGCCGACCGCCTTcatgctcagccccagcccctcgcCAGCGCTCCCGGCATGACCTCGGGCACCGGCAGCTCTGCCTCCACCGTCGCCGGCGCCGCCCCCCACAATGGTGAGAACAAACCGCCCCAGGCCATCGTGAAACCCCAAATCCTCACCCACGTCATCGAGGGCTTCGTCATCCAGGAAGGGGCAGAACCGTTCCCGGTACCGTATCCCCTATccttacgggggggggggggcaggggggtgtgtgcgtggtgggtttttttttaggggtGACGGGGTGTTTTTAGGATGGGGGTTAATTTttaggggatggggggggggggggaggcacccacTGGTGTTTTCCCCCTGGCAGGTGGGGCGCTCCTCCTTGCTGGTGGGGAACCTGAAGAAGAAGTATGCGCAGGAGCTGCTGGCGGAAAAGCTCCCGCCGCAggacaacaccaccaccaccgacTCCGAGATGGAGGAACCTTATCTGCAAGGTAGCGCTCGACCCCCCCGAAACGGTCTGGGGGGCGATAcagcccccctcctctccccctcgccccccgccgtGGGTGACGTTTCGGGGTCTCCCGCGGCTGAGCTGGTTGCGTTTCTCTCTCTGGGTGTCCCTCCGCGCCCCCCAGAATCCAAAGAAGAGGGGAACCCCCCCAAACTGAAGTGCGAGCTCTGCGGCCGCGTCGACTTCGCGTATAAATTCAAGCGCTCCAAGCGCTTCTGCTCCATGGCCTGCGCCAAaaggtaacacacacacacacacacaccccctccccaaaaaacacacaccccacacaACATCCCCCCCACGACAGGATCCGGCCCCCCCTCCCTCACATCCCCCTCCCGCAGGTACAACGTGGGGTGCACGAAGCGGGTGGGTTTGTTCCACCCCGATCGCAGCAAACTGCAAAAACCCGGCGGCCCCCCCCACGGCCGCCGCCGGACCTGCAAGGGGACGCTGCCCCCCCTCGGCAAAGACACCAAGAAGCAGGtgagggcgaggggggggggggggggagggcgggatTTGTCCCCAAATGGCGGGTGACGGCGTGACGCGGGTGGGCTCTGAGGCCCCGGCGCCGCTCCGTCCCCCGCAGCCGCCGGTTTCTCTCCCGCCGGGTTCGGTGCCTCTTTCCGTGACGGCGTCGTTGCAGCTCAACCACAGCCAAGAGGATTCCAGCCGGTGCTCGGACAATTCCAGCTACGAGGAGCCGCTCTCTCCCATCTCGGCCAGTTCCTCCACCTCCCGCCGGCGCCAGGGCGAGCGGGATCTGGAGCTGCGGGAGATGGAACTCCCCGACGTCCACGTCCGAGACCTGGCCGGCATCGGCCACCGCTTCCTCCCCAGCGAGCCCAGCAAGTGGAACGTGGAGGACGTCTACGAGTTCATCCGCTCCCTGCCGGGTGAGGAGCGTGAAAACCCCACGAAgaggggggtggttttttttgggggggggggggaatattgggggttttttttgggggggggggggggttgctgagCGTGGACCCCCTCCCCGCAGGCTGCCAGGAGATCGCGGAGGAGTTCCGGGCGCAGGAGATCGACGGGCaggcgctgctgctgctgaaggaggacCATCTCATGAGCACCATGAACATCAAGCTGGGGCCGGCCCTCAAGATCTACGCCCGCATCAACATGCTCAAGGACTCCTAGAGCCGCTCGGGTGGGGGGCACCCGGGGgacaccacccaccccccaccccccaaaaacccacccccccccacccatggggagagagttgggggggtggggggggctatggggtggggggagccacTCGTGAGCACAACCCAGCCCCTGGGGTGGCCCCCCCTCCtcgtgcccgcccccccccccctcccaggggtgTGTATATAGCCCGTAGCTATAGCGCCCCCCccgtatgggggggggggtcacccccccacacacacacccttctctggcagggagggggggtccctgcgtctcccccccgtgtccccatcctgtgtcccccccccctcccccgtgtccccaaaacggCAGGGCGAAGCAGGACGATTGCCTTAATgcgtgggcccccccccccctccccgagacgGGATTTGggctcccagccccgggggggggtcttagccccgggaggggggggggggaagggggggagggcgTGTCTTGGGGTGCGCAGTGAAGgcgtcaccccccccccaccccgcgcggGGGCTGATTTGGGGGCACCTTAGTAGAGGACGGTGGCGGcggggggccccccccccaggcaggtaaggaccccccacacacacacacacagagacccccccccctccggccaCCACggtctttttaagaaaagaaaagaaaaaaaaaaaaaggaaaaaatcacacGGCCCCGACCCCCCCttctcctggtttttttttttttgtttgtttgtttttaataaacactgaaaaaaaaaaataaataaaacttgccccccccccccccgtttttccCTGGGTGAACTGAGGCAGCGCCTCGGGgatgtccccaagtgccaccGCGGGTGGTGGGACGCTCTGcgggccatggggacagggctgctgtcacctccccGCTGCCCTCCTGGCCTGTGCGACCCTGGGGgtgcccccgctgccccccgagttgcggggggggtctgggggggggtgtgtgtgtgtgtccccccatgcCCGCTGCCACCTCACATTGCCACGGTGGAggtgggaccccaaaatcccagcGCTCGGGGCCCCGACGTGTGTGagatgggggggggacgacacaggagGGGACACCCACTGTGGTGGTGGTGCCTGTGGAGATGGTGTCCCCAGAGCTGGTGGCCGTGGTGACGTGTCCCAGGGGCCTGTggtaaggtgtccccagagctggtGACCGTGGTAGCAAGGTTTCCATGGAGATGGGGCCCATGGTAAAGTGTCCCTGGGGCTTGTACCCGTGGTGGTGACACATCCTTGGAGCTGGTGTCCATGGCAGCGGTGTGTCCCCAAAGCTGGTGCCTGTGGTGAGGTGTTCCTGGAGCTGGTGGCCATGTTGGTGAGTTGTCCGTGGAGATGGTGCTCATggtaaggtgtccccagagctggtGCCCATGGTaaggtgtccccagggcttgTACCCATGGTGGTGACACATCCTTGGAGCTGGTGCCCATGGTCATGATGTGTCCCCAAAGCTGGTGCCCATGGGGAGGTGTCCTCAGAGATGGCGGTCACAGTGAGCTGGTGACCATAGTGAGGTGGCCACAGAGCTGGTGCCTGGAGTGGTGACGTCTCCTTGGAACTGGTGCCCAGGgtgaggtgtccccagagctggtGCCCGTGATGGTGACATGTCCTTGAAGCTGGTGAGGTGTCCCTGAAGCTGTTGACTATGGTGACATGTCTCTGGAGGTGGTGGCCACAGTGAAGTGTCCTCAGAGCCGGTGCTCATGTTGGTGAGGTGTAAGGAGCTGGTGGCCACAGTGGTGTCCCTGGAGGTGGTGACAGGGCCTTGGAGCTGGTGGCTGTGGTAAGAGGTCTccacagctgctacttctgtTGGTGGGGGTCCCCAGAGCTGGTGGCCACGGTGAGGTGGCCCTGCAGCTGGTGTCCACGTTGGCGGGGTGTCCCTGGAGGTGACGGCCATGGTGAGCTGGTGCCTGGAGTGGTGACGTCCTTGACGCTGGTTCCCGTGGTGAGGTGTCCCCAAGAGCTGGTGTCCGTATTGGTGAGGTTTTTCATGGAGATGGTGCCCATGGTGAGATGTCCCCAGAGATGGTGCCTGTGGTGGTGACACGTCCTCGGAGCCGGTGGCCATGagcgtgggggggggtgtccctgcccctggtgCCCACATTGGTGGTGCGTCCCCGAAGTTGTTGTCCCTGGTGACGTTCCTGGAGGTGGTGGCCACAGCgaggtggccccagagctggtggcCACAGCGGTGTCCCTGGTGAGGTGTCCCCAGCACTGGTGGCCCCCCCAGCCCAAGACCTGCTggccctgggggtgtccccagctcacgccatcacccccccccccccgcagggccAGGAGCTG
Coding sequences:
- the PHC2 gene encoding polyhomeotic-like protein 2, which translates into the protein MENEQLPAPPPASSAGGTATTPSSTGTARPPAPQISVYSGIPDRQTVQVIQQALHRQPNTAAQYLQQMYAAQQQHLMLQTAALQQQHLTSAQLQSLAAVQQASLAANRQSGSSGGNGAQPAPAQQPTINLATSPAAAQLLNRAQSVAPGASGIAQQAVLLGNAASPALTASQAQMYLRAQMLIFTPTGPVSAVRPESPAPAPPPAPPPAPPPATPQVHSLALRPAGPHLPALAMKPPGGPPPRAGPPRAPPPDPPAEHLKKAEGPDGRAHPLARAAAPAAAHPLVTPAYAPLQPPQFLQQPPKPMQQQQQQQQFVIQQQQQLAPRGQPPPGPPTAPQLQPLAPASPGPAPQPKAGVPQGTGGEGGPPNGHPGCHAAPRKFQHASAVILQLQPAGATPPLGVPDGARRDPPPAPRSAASPPAAPPQPPALSPPAAPPRPDTPEGERPPTHEPPADRLHAQPQPLASAPGMTSGTGSSASTVAGAAPHNGENKPPQAIVKPQILTHVIEGFVIQEGAEPFPVGRSSLLVGNLKKKYAQELLAEKLPPQDNTTTTDSEMEEPYLQESKEEGNPPKLKCELCGRVDFAYKFKRSKRFCSMACAKRYNVGCTKRVGLFHPDRSKLQKPGGPPHGRRRTCKGTLPPLGKDTKKQPPVSLPPGSVPLSVTASLQLNHSQEDSSRCSDNSSYEEPLSPISASSSTSRRRQGERDLELREMELPDVHVRDLAGIGHRFLPSEPSKWNVEDVYEFIRSLPGCQEIAEEFRAQEIDGQALLLLKEDHLMSTMNIKLGPALKIYARINMLKDS